One Ananas comosus cultivar F153 linkage group 23, ASM154086v1, whole genome shotgun sequence genomic window carries:
- the LOC109728188 gene encoding uncharacterized protein LOC109728188 produces MRRGMQLFRQGDVAGSLAEFDRAIELDSRQKAYLWQRGLSLYYLNRFEEGAEQFRLDVAANPNDTEESIWCFLCEAQLYGVDEARKRFLEVGRDPRPIMRDTYLMFRDAGDPEKLVSTFSRGRENEYFYSSLYAGLFYESQNDMDSSKHHILAACKSPYGLRSDDYMASLARVHCQCRNWSLS; encoded by the exons ATGCGCCGCGGCATGCAGCTCTTCAGACAG GGAGATGTTGCTGGATCATTGGCAGAATTTGATCGAGCAATCGAGTTGGATTCTCGGCAAAAGGCAT ATCTTTGGCAGAGAGGGTTATCTTTATACTATTTGAATAG atttgaAGAAGGGGCTGAGCAGTTCCGGCTGGATGTTGCTGCCAACCCCAATGATACTGAAGAGTCGATATGGTGTTTCTTATGTGAAGCTCAGCTGTATGGCGTGGATGAAGCAAGGAAGCGTTTCCTGGAG GTTGGTCGAGACCCAAGACCTATAATGCGTGATACCTATCTTATGTTTAGAGATGCTGGCGACCCAGAGAAG CTTGTTTCAACATTTTCAAGAGGACGAGAGAATGAGTACTTCTATTCCTCCTTATATGCTGGCCTTTTCTATGAATCCCAG AACGACATGGACTCTTCGAAGCATCATATTCTTGCGGCGTGCAAATCACCGTATGGATTGAG ATCGGATGATTACATGGCTTCGCTTGCGAGGGTCCATTGTCAATGTCGCAACTGGAGCCTTAGCTGA